The Osmerus eperlanus chromosome 9, fOsmEpe2.1, whole genome shotgun sequence genomic sequence GAAGGTAATGTAGGCTAATGGCATTTCCTCATCACGACCAACACAATAAAATCTTAAAGCATAGGGCTCTCGTCATGCACTGGTGGGATCCATAGGCACCACCATTTTCACTTGACATACAGCTGGGTGAAACTGGACACTTCTTTATGGGAACTGCTTACCTAACAAGGCATAGGTCAGTGCAGTCTGGGAATTCATACTAGCCTTTAGACAAGTTAAATATAGTTTGTGGTCAAATCTCTCAAAACATGGCATTTACTTCAATCCTAACATCATAACTGTACTAAACTACACATACGTGGACGTATATTGCATCTTCTTGCCAATGGGGTCTTGGTTTAATGACTGTAGATCAACTAGGTAGTTGATCAATGGCAAGTTAGTGTAGCCAGTTTGCGATTAGTTCGCCAATAATATACAGTGTACGCGTACAGTTGTCTGTAAGCATACAGGCTACTGCTTACAGAAAAGACATCGTCTGTAAAAAATAGTAGTCTTTGTTGGAGAGGAGATACATTTCTAAAGTTAAAGCAGCTATCTATCGCCAATAAACACAAACGACACACTTACGAGGATGGATGATTCGGCGATAGTGTTGTACGGGTCTGAGACAAACTTGCAGGACCAGTTGCAGTATTCTACCTACATTGCTACAGTTACTATATTAATGTGCAAATGCAAAATGCGGAAATTGTCTTCGGCACTTGAAGTGGGATTGTCTGTTCATTGGACAGTAAAGTAGTTAGGAATTCAAGTCTAACCAGCAGGTGGAGACTTCGACTAGGTGTAAAATATACTGTTTCCGGTTCAGGTGGAACTCCCAAATAAATGCCCCCATCAATAAGGagacaacaaaaatgtatttatttaatgcaTTCAGACAAAAAATCTTAGTAAATTTGAATTCAAATTAAACATCCAACGATTTATTATAGAAGACATATTCAGTCTTCATGGAAATCCATATATTAAACAGCAAAAAATAATATGGTAAAATATTATAGACTATGGTTGCAACGATATCTGTGATATCAATTGTAAGTATAACAAAGCAGGCAACCTTTTTAAAACCCATTAGACTACATCTAAAAATTTGTCATACCAAGACATTAATTGTCATTAAATTAATATTTAAACTCTACATACACTGTGTATGGATATGAGCTAGTTATTAGCTGTCCTTTTTCTTATTTTTGTTTGTAACACACCTCTCCGAGAAACATGTACGtcagtgtgtcatgtgtgtccaACGGATGTTGTAAAATACCCTTGTTAAATATACGTGCATCGTCTGGTTGTTTATccgtcaggatggccgagcggaaTCTCTGTAAGTGTGGATTCGATTCCCACTTCTGACTCTGAAATTGCGCTGTATTTCGTTTGGTTATTTCCCCATTAGGCTACGGTTCAAAACTTCACATTTCTATTAATAGActttatattatttatatttttgttgttgttgcgccCTTTTGGCTTAGTAAAATAATTCTGCCATACATTTTGTGAAGGTGAGTAGAAATTGTAATAGATCAATGATTTGCTCATGTTGACGTGCATCTTCTCCCTCTATTTTGTCCCTGCAGAGCTTCTGCGATGTAACATAATTTTATGAATGGCTCTACCCTCTGGGCTCCTGGTCATTAGAGTGTTGTTCATGGTTGCTTGAGTTTTTATAAAAGCTCAAAACAACTCCAAACCACAGTTTTGGAGTATCTGAGAGATATCCTTGTTGAGTCCAGCTTAGTCATGATATTTTAATATTTGGCACTTCCAGATAGTCTGCCTTATTCATACAATATCCacattaaaaagaaagaaagaaaagtttgTAAATTTTCATGCAATTAGTAATGATACCAAcacaaacatctagaacatacaaCACAGCACAGTTTACTTGCTAGTAGTTTTATACAAATAGTAAAAAGAGAGCTTGGATTTGAAGGAAACAAATACTGCCACATGGCCTGATAGATATTCATGTACtgaaacagttttttttctctctcagaaaGGTATCTGTAAAGAGTATCACGGAATAAAACGTTCAAATTTGCTGTTAAAAAAGCTTTCACCATTctattaaagtaaaaaaaagtgaATACAGCCTTTTCAGTTGTCACACACAGTAATAGAAAGCTATCTAAGATCTACAGCTTAACGCTAAGAGGAACATAAAACAAATAACAACCCTCCCAAAGTAAAAACATTCCAACAAACAGGTGTGGTGAGGCAGTGAGCCCAGGCAACCATCAAACCATCAAACTGAACATTTGGAAGTTCCGAAAGAaccacaaaacattttttttttttttcattttccatatacttatatatatatacttttgaACCCAACCTGAAGACTCAGTTGATTAGTTGTCCATCATGTGTTCGGATCGCAACCTCGGCTCACCTGACTATACAGATCCGTACAACATACTGCACACCTTTCAACACCAATCAACCCCCTGGAAATGGTAACGTGTTACTCTGTGGCTTTAAGTACACTCTTAAGGTGCCTTTTGACAAAAGGGGCATTTCCTTATGGCCTCCTGCTAGAAGAACGTAAGTGTTGAACGTCCGTGGCCGCAGAGCAGGCAGCCTGTTTAAGGGCCGGGCCTCTTTTACAGGATGGCGCAGAAGAACTTCTTCTCTCTGAACGGGTTCTCAGAAGCTGGTACGGGGGACAGCAGTGGGTCTTCTTTGGCGTGAGCTTCGCAGTAAGACATCAGATCTGCTGCTGCTTTCGACACCTGTGGTCAACAGAACACGCAAGGAaacacatgcagaaacacacccacaaatAAAGATAGTTACCCAACACATAAGGTGTATCTGTGGCCTCTTGTTGTGATGTAATTTAATGTGATTTCTGCTCACCTTTATCCTGTCGATGTTGGCCTCCATCTTCAGCTGCTCCACCAGTTTCCTGGCTTGTGCAATGCTGGCTGTGTTGTTGCTTGCCATCGGGCTGGTTAGTAGGGCCTTGTGTAGCCTGTAAAGTGTAGACAAATACAGAGTTGAATttccaacaaacacacatgcattcattcacacacacacacacacacacacacacacacacacacacacacacacacacacacacacacacacatacacgcgcacacgcacacacacactgacatgcatgcacacacggaTGCATGCCCATCCATGCACATgcactgtccacacacacacacccacccacacaagcatgcacgcacacacagacacgcgcagGCATATTATTTATGGTGGCAGTTGCTAGGCAGCCAGTgacagtgagggggagggggagaagtgtGAAGAGAGACTCAGAGGATCTGGCTCTGTCCATTGTTAGTGTTTGCAGCTGATCCAAACAGTATTCTGTGTGTTCTGATAAGAGCTGCCACTGTTTGCTGACCACATAGGAACCATGCCAAGGTCAAGGGGTCATATGTCACATGGATGTGTACTCTGTAAGGTACATAGAATACAGGAGCCTAATGTCAATATCTGCTCACTATGCAGGACAAGATTATGTTCATTCAATGAACTTAATTGATCCCTAAGGAAATCTGTTATTTTATGCAGGCCATAGATTATAGAAGCTCAAAACTTAGTGAGTAAATGCAATAGCTGTCCTTTGTTTTTCAGCAAGACTCATGTGTCTGGGTGGTGTTTAAGGTCATGGTTATTGGTGTTATGGCATCCACACAGTGtaggcgtgcatgtgtgtgtgtatgtgtgtatgcagacGTAGAGGTCTAAACAGATGCTGAATGTATATAACGTGAACAGGCCTGGTGTACAACCACCAGCCACCAACAACATCAATACAGTGTGTATCAAATTCAGCAGACCCGGCTGGCTCATCACCACAGCGACACTGCATCCTCCTCATCTTAGAGAGCGATCCATCTCCTACCCTGACGCAGAAGGTTACACACGCTAAAATACGAAAACGACGCCTCACCCCTCGAACAGACAGGTTCCAAGTCACACATAACGTGTGTTCTGTAGCCAGCACTACGCAAGATCATACTCAGATGGCCTGTGTCTCAAGTGTTTGGCAGCCTCGGCTTGACTGCTTGAACTGTGGTTAATCCTAtccacccccctgcctctccaccccactgatgccccctccccccctctaacctccccttcccccctagTACCCATGCACTGTGGAGTGAGCCAGTGTGTCGGAGACTGATCTCAGTGTGGCGCCCGAGCTTGAATATTGATGTCCCACCGTGGCACACCTGTCCACCCAGAGCCCTCAAAGAGGACACCTCCACAGGACGCCTGGAGCTACTGCTGCTGGCGTTTACACAGTCACATCCTGCCCACCCTGGTCCCCCTCAGAGATCCGTCCTCACTCCCTAACCAATAACCGCTCCCGGAGTCATGAGGTCTGATGGCATTGCTGGTCCCTAGTGCCTGCAGAGCCATATTTACACCCCAGCATGGACTGCGTGAACATCAGCTACCACCTGTCCGTCACTTTGAACTAGGTTAACAAGCACGGAGACAGAAGTGCGGAAAGCAGAATCTTTATCCCCTCATTGTCCTCTAAACTCTGaagtaaatgttaaatgtaaaacAGACCATAAGCTGGAAGCCTCCTCCTGTGGTAGGGTAGTTAGCTCCAGACTTCAGCTGTGAAGTCTTATCTTAAGTTTAAGGTAGTGTAGTGGgtttaatattggccaaacaaccaaaactaatttCCCTGTGTTtgaaggaagaggggaaactgaacagtgtattaacattaacaaaataatgccaataccaatggaattacagttatttgactctatgggttaaatcagagcaagaatggtcaaagtaaggtgaaatgaaataaacatttaataacatcgcaaatgaatgaaatcaattacaaggctaacatgttacaaaatgaaggttaactcttacctacactaccatgattattgtaaaccagagatagaaagcaagatgtgaggaaggagaaggagtataaggacaagccagagctgaggagaaggtctcaggagatgaagaatccacagaacaatgcattacaattccttttatacccaagaaTAATCAAATCacaccacatcttgacccttacttatcaacatatgactagcaatgcgacAGTAAGTTACGCAAggagatgtgagagccatcaagtagagactccgtccagcaactccagattttagcatatgatgggtgggggcagggtgacagccagccttacagtagctaGCTCCAGACTTCAACTGTGTAACTGACAGCGGTCTGAGCTGGTCAGCTATCATGGTTTATTTATCAATCACGCACACAGTGCACTTCCACTACATGACCTGCTGCTTAGTGCTGCTCCCTGCTGACATGACATTACATGACACATTTACAAACCAGCCTCAAAATGATTACTATATGCACTCTTTGTATACTGAATGAAAAACGCATGCTTCACTGAAAAGGCAGTTGCATTGACATCCAGTTGAACCAGTCAggttctctccctgtcctccaccagcccttccACTGTGACTGGGTCCAAACCAAACACAAGCTGGTTGGAAGCCTTCCTCAAAGTGATTGCAATGAAGAAGACATGACAAGCCGGATTTATAACTGGCGTACTGTAAGCAGACTAAGTTGTATCAACAGCAAAGCATAAACCGTGAGTTTTACAGGCCCACACTTAGGCCTAGAGCCCTGGCATTTCTCATACGTAGACCAACTTCACCTTATAGGGACAGCATCAGTCTTAATAAACACTCACAGGAACTATTCTAGGCTATGCAAACCTGTTCAGAATATGCTGTCGGAACTGAACCTGTCGAGTGTGTGGTTGTAGAAATGTGCCCTTGTTGAAATAGGGCACAGAGCAAGTACAAGGGCATAATTGACAACTCTGCCacaactcctccctcctccctgaaaTGTCTGCCTTCAGAACGAGGCCACAATATAATATATATGA encodes the following:
- the gng2 gene encoding guanine nucleotide-binding protein G(I)/G(S)/G(O) subunit gamma-2, coding for MASNNTASIAQARKLVEQLKMEANIDRIKVSKAAADLMSYCEAHAKEDPLLSPVPASENPFREKKFFCAIL